A single window of Methylobacterium nodulans ORS 2060 DNA harbors:
- a CDS encoding SDR family NAD(P)-dependent oxidoreductase, with the protein MKVQGIAAIVTGGGSGLGAATGRALAAAGARVALLDLNEQAAAAVAGEIGGLALVCDVSDAASAEAAVARAAQAHGPARILVNCAGVATAGRIVGRNGPLDLSAYARVIEINLIGTFNLMRLVAAGALALDPLEGGERGVIVSTASVAAYEGQIGQAAYASSKAGIVGLTLPAAREFAPAGIRVCAIAPGLFETPMMKGLPQEVQDSLGAAVPFPPRLGRPEEYARLVMAIIDNPMLNGEVIRLDGALRMQAR; encoded by the coding sequence GTGAAGGTCCAGGGCATCGCGGCCATCGTGACGGGGGGCGGATCGGGCTTGGGGGCGGCGACGGGCCGCGCGCTCGCAGCGGCGGGCGCCAGGGTCGCGCTCCTCGACCTCAACGAGCAGGCCGCTGCCGCGGTCGCAGGCGAGATCGGCGGGCTCGCGCTCGTCTGCGACGTCTCGGATGCCGCGAGCGCCGAAGCGGCGGTCGCCCGCGCCGCACAGGCGCACGGCCCGGCCCGGATCCTCGTCAACTGCGCGGGCGTGGCGACCGCCGGACGCATCGTCGGACGCAACGGCCCCCTCGACCTCTCGGCTTATGCCCGCGTGATCGAGATCAACCTGATCGGCACCTTCAACCTGATGCGGCTCGTGGCGGCGGGAGCCCTCGCCCTCGATCCGCTGGAGGGCGGTGAGCGCGGCGTCATCGTCTCGACGGCCTCGGTCGCGGCCTACGAGGGCCAGATCGGGCAGGCGGCCTACGCCTCCTCGAAGGCGGGCATCGTCGGCCTGACCCTGCCGGCCGCGCGCGAATTCGCGCCCGCGGGCATCCGGGTCTGCGCCATCGCCCCGGGCCTGTTCGAGACGCCGATGATGAAGGGGCTGCCGCAGGAGGTGCAGGATTCGCTCGGCGCCGCGGTGCCCTTCCCGCCGCGCCTCGGGCGGCCGGAGGAATATGCCCGGCTCGTCATGGCGATCATCGACAACCCGATGCTGAACGGCGAGGTCATCCGGCTCGACGGCGCGCTGCGCATGCAGGCGCGGTGA
- a CDS encoding endonuclease/exonuclease/phosphatase family protein — MLRLITYNVRRCLGIDGRLSPVRIAEVLASCRPDVVALQELDVGRMRSGMVDQAHAIAQHLGMRAHFHAALRVMEEEYGNAILTALPSRLVRAEALPGLPDRPHLEPRGALWAAITAHDTEIQVIATHLGLRRRERARQAEALLGSRFLSDPACRPPVVLVGDLNAVPHSFAYRRLAGRLSDAQRAPGMPRRQRTYPSACPLLRLDHVFVSEGVTVRRVEVVRGPLARIASDHLPLLVDLEVAGPRPGAVAHLGERAGAA; from the coding sequence GTGCTTCGCCTCATCACCTACAACGTGCGCCGCTGCCTCGGCATCGACGGACGGCTCTCGCCGGTGCGCATCGCCGAGGTGCTCGCCTCCTGCCGGCCGGACGTGGTGGCGCTGCAGGAGCTCGATGTCGGTCGGATGCGCTCCGGCATGGTCGACCAAGCCCACGCCATCGCGCAGCATCTCGGCATGAGGGCCCATTTCCATGCGGCCCTGCGCGTGATGGAGGAGGAGTACGGCAACGCCATCCTGACGGCACTGCCCTCGCGCCTCGTGCGGGCGGAGGCGCTGCCGGGGCTGCCGGACCGGCCCCATCTCGAACCGCGCGGGGCGCTCTGGGCCGCGATCACCGCGCATGACACGGAGATCCAGGTCATCGCCACGCATCTCGGCCTGCGCCGCCGCGAGCGCGCCCGGCAGGCGGAGGCCCTGCTCGGCTCCCGCTTCCTCTCCGACCCGGCCTGCCGCCCCCCGGTCGTGCTGGTGGGCGACCTCAATGCCGTGCCGCATTCCTTCGCCTACAGGCGCCTCGCCGGGCGCCTGTCCGACGCCCAGAGGGCCCCCGGGATGCCGCGCCGGCAGCGGACCTATCCGTCCGCCTGCCCGCTGCTGCGGCTCGACCACGTCTTCGTGAGCGAGGGCGTCACGGTGCGCCGGGTGGAGGTGGTGCGCGGGCCCCTCGCCCGCATCGCCTCCGATCATCTCCCGCTTCTCGTCGACCTGGAGGTCGCAGGCCCGCGGCCGGGAGCCGTCGCCCACCTCGGCGAACGGGCAGGGGCGGCCTGA
- a CDS encoding lysylphosphatidylglycerol synthase transmembrane domain-containing protein: MGASASARIQERDRRRRLWTHGTTIAGIALGAFLLYRVLSGHSFADLTAAVQAIPASRLLAAGAFAAGSYLCLTVGDWLALRAIGRPLPYRYVLVAAFVALGVGHSIGLSGLSSGAIRYRFYARRGLTLIESAKMVLFCGLTVGLGLMALGAGALLLQPRLAQDITGLGRGAVGAVALACLSGVGLYLAASVFLRRPLRFRRWSIEVPPWPLALAQVAVGSVNFALVSACLHQMLGAVSDVAYLGVASVFVIANAAVLVTNVPGGVGVIESVVVHLLPKSDVIGPLLAFRFVYFLVPLGLGLLVFAGAEMVFRRREATRVRSRTAAPGRADPRPAAGR; the protein is encoded by the coding sequence ATGGGGGCGAGCGCATCGGCGCGGATTCAGGAGCGGGACCGGCGCCGCCGCCTCTGGACCCACGGCACCACCATCGCCGGCATCGCGCTCGGCGCCTTCCTCCTCTATCGCGTCCTCAGCGGCCACAGCTTCGCCGACCTCACCGCCGCCGTGCAGGCAATTCCGGCGAGCCGCCTCCTGGCGGCGGGCGCCTTCGCCGCTGGCAGCTATCTCTGCCTTACGGTCGGGGACTGGCTCGCCCTGCGGGCGATCGGCCGTCCCCTGCCCTACCGCTATGTGCTGGTCGCCGCCTTCGTGGCGCTCGGGGTGGGCCACAGCATCGGCCTGTCGGGCTTGAGCAGCGGCGCGATCCGCTACCGCTTCTACGCCCGCCGCGGCCTGACGCTGATCGAGAGCGCCAAGATGGTGCTGTTCTGCGGCCTCACGGTGGGGCTCGGGCTGATGGCGCTCGGGGCCGGGGCCCTCCTGCTCCAGCCCCGCCTCGCGCAGGACATCACCGGCCTCGGGCGGGGCGCGGTCGGGGCGGTGGCGCTCGCCTGCCTCAGCGGCGTCGGGCTCTATCTCGCGGCTTCCGTCTTCCTGCGCCGGCCGCTGCGCTTCCGGCGCTGGTCGATCGAGGTGCCGCCCTGGCCCCTCGCCCTCGCGCAGGTGGCGGTGGGCTCCGTGAACTTCGCCCTTGTCTCGGCCTGCCTGCACCAGATGCTCGGGGCGGTCTCGGACGTGGCGTATCTCGGCGTCGCCTCGGTCTTCGTGATCGCGAACGCGGCCGTGCTCGTCACCAACGTGCCGGGCGGGGTCGGGGTGATCGAGAGCGTGGTGGTGCACCTTCTCCCGAAGAGCGACGTGATCGGCCCGCTGCTGGCGTTCCGCTTCGTCTATTTCCTGGTGCCGCTGGGGCTCGGGCTCCTGGTCTTCGCCGGGGCCGAGATGGTGTTCCGCCGCCGCGAGGCGACCCGCGTCAGGTCCCGAACGGCCGCTCCGGGTCGAGCAGATCCGCGCCCAGCAGCGGGTCGATGA
- a CDS encoding metallophosphoesterase, producing the protein MSVFFTSDTHFGDPRVLRIDRRPFPGLPEHDAALVARWNETVGPGDTVWHLGDFALGPPPERIAALLAALHGIKHLIVGNNDGPATLRAPGWASVAHYAEIDEGGHHLVLCHYAFRTWNRMGRGVIDLHGHSHGKLKAMTRQFDVGVDAWDYRPVTLETLLASRRRRSGPPRG; encoded by the coding sequence ATGAGCGTGTTCTTCACCAGCGACACCCATTTCGGTGATCCGCGGGTGCTGCGCATCGACCGGCGCCCCTTCCCGGGCCTTCCCGAGCACGACGCGGCCCTCGTCGCCCGCTGGAACGAGACGGTGGGGCCGGGCGACACGGTCTGGCATCTCGGCGACTTCGCCCTCGGGCCGCCGCCCGAGCGCATTGCGGCACTGCTGGCGGCGCTCCACGGGATCAAGCACCTCATCGTCGGCAACAACGACGGCCCCGCCACGCTGCGGGCGCCGGGCTGGGCCTCGGTGGCGCATTACGCCGAGATCGACGAGGGCGGGCATCATCTCGTGCTGTGCCACTACGCCTTCCGGACCTGGAACCGCATGGGCCGCGGGGTCATCGACCTGCACGGCCATTCGCACGGCAAGCTTAAAGCCATGACCCGGCAGTTCGATGTCGGCGTCGATGCCTGGGACTACCGGCCCGTCACCCTCGAGACGCTCCTCGCCTCCCGCCGCAGGCGCTCGGGCCCGCCGCGGGGCTGA
- a CDS encoding efflux RND transporter permease subunit: MSLNVSSWAIRRPLPSILISLILLVLGWLSFGKLPITRLPSADIPIISVAVAQFGAAPAELEAQVTKTVEDGVSGVEGVRHISSLVTDGVSVTTVQFRLETNTDRALNDVKDAITRIQADLPRSAEAPLIQRVDVVGLPIVTYAAIAPDKTPEQLSYFVDTIVKRRLQSIRGVAQVETIGGSEREILVSLDPDRLQAFGLTAVDVSRRLRGINVDVAGGRTQLGGRDFAIRALAGARTLDELKGTMIPLASGGQIRLQDLGVVTDTVADRRTFASLDAKPVVAIGIKRAKGASDVVVAKAVQAKIDQIHAEYPDVKLSLIDTSVDYTLGNYEAAIKTLFEGAALAVIVVFLFLRDLRTTVIVAVSLPLSIFPAFWAMDLLGFSLNLVSFLAVTLSTGILVDDSIVEIENIVRHIRMGKSPFQAAIDAAEEIGLAVIAISLTIVAIFAPASFMGGIAGQFFKQFGITIAVQVLFSLLAARFVTPMLAAYIMKPHVHAEKPPGRIERAYLWLVSLSVRHYLLTVVLGIGIFAASIASMKLLSQGFLPAQDTARSLLSIELPPGSQASDTQRVTDVIVKNLRQIPEVKSIFVDGGRAGGTIEVRRASLILNYTPKTSRSITQRQLEQQVEARLQQIPDIRYWFVDENGLRAISLVVNGQDSNTVASVANELANQMRRLPTVANVISGATLNRPELRIRPRMDLAARLGITADTLSETIRVATIGDVGPALAKFDAGDRLVPVRVQLDDSARLNWQIVEQLRIPTPAAKGGVPLSAVADLGFQDGPANIARYDRERQATVAADLVGDAALGDVLQAINQLPVMKNLPKGVRVNQSGDAENLAELSDGFAEVMRAGLLMVYAVLVMLFGSFLHPITILFSLPLSLGGAVMALLVTGKQLTTPVWIGILMLMGIVTKNAIMLVEFAIESMRHGLSRNEAIIDAGRKRARPIIMTTIAMVAGMVPSALAIGAGGEFRAPMAIAVIGGLLFSTVLSLIFVPAVFCLVCVISNVPQAVAARLRDRGHRTREAPAGAAQPSPHGHMATPAAPGE, encoded by the coding sequence TTGTCCCTGAATGTCTCCTCGTGGGCGATCCGCCGGCCGCTGCCGTCGATCCTGATCTCCCTCATCCTGCTCGTTCTCGGCTGGCTCAGCTTCGGCAAGCTGCCGATCACCCGCCTGCCCTCGGCGGACATCCCGATCATCTCGGTCGCCGTGGCGCAGTTCGGGGCGGCGCCGGCGGAGCTGGAGGCGCAGGTCACCAAGACCGTCGAGGACGGCGTCTCGGGTGTCGAGGGCGTGCGGCACATCTCGTCCCTCGTCACCGACGGCGTCTCGGTGACGACGGTCCAGTTCCGGCTCGAAACCAACACCGACCGGGCGCTCAACGACGTCAAGGACGCGATCACCCGCATCCAGGCGGACCTGCCGCGCTCCGCCGAGGCGCCGCTGATCCAGCGCGTCGACGTGGTGGGGCTTCCCATCGTCACCTACGCGGCGATCGCGCCCGACAAGACCCCCGAGCAGCTCTCCTACTTCGTCGACACCATCGTCAAGCGCCGGCTCCAGAGCATCCGCGGCGTCGCCCAGGTCGAGACGATCGGCGGCTCGGAGCGCGAGATCCTGGTCTCCCTCGATCCCGACCGGCTCCAGGCCTTCGGGCTCACCGCCGTGGATGTCAGCCGCCGCCTGCGCGGCATCAACGTCGACGTGGCGGGCGGGCGCACCCAGCTCGGCGGGCGCGACTTCGCCATCCGGGCGCTCGCAGGCGCGCGCACCCTCGACGAGCTGAAGGGCACGATGATCCCGCTCGCCTCCGGCGGGCAGATCCGGCTGCAGGATCTCGGCGTCGTCACCGACACGGTCGCCGACCGGCGCACCTTCGCGAGCCTCGACGCCAAGCCCGTCGTCGCCATCGGCATCAAGCGCGCCAAGGGCGCGAGCGACGTGGTCGTGGCCAAGGCCGTCCAGGCCAAGATCGATCAGATCCACGCCGAATACCCGGACGTGAAGCTGTCGCTGATCGACACCTCGGTGGACTACACGCTCGGCAACTACGAGGCGGCGATCAAGACCCTGTTCGAGGGCGCGGCGCTCGCGGTCATCGTGGTGTTCCTGTTCCTGCGGGATCTGCGCACCACCGTGATCGTGGCGGTGTCGCTGCCGCTGTCGATCTTCCCGGCCTTCTGGGCGATGGACCTGCTCGGGTTCTCGCTCAACCTCGTGAGCTTCCTCGCCGTCACGCTCTCGACCGGCATCCTGGTCGACGACTCGATCGTCGAGATCGAGAACATCGTCCGCCACATCCGGATGGGGAAGTCGCCCTTCCAGGCGGCGATCGACGCGGCCGAGGAGATCGGGCTCGCCGTCATCGCGATCAGCCTCACCATCGTGGCGATCTTCGCGCCGGCGAGCTTCATGGGCGGCATCGCCGGCCAGTTCTTCAAGCAGTTCGGCATCACCATCGCGGTGCAGGTGCTGTTCTCGCTGCTCGCCGCCCGCTTCGTCACGCCGATGCTCGCGGCCTACATCATGAAGCCGCATGTCCATGCGGAGAAGCCGCCGGGCCGCATCGAGCGCGCCTATCTCTGGCTGGTGTCGCTCTCGGTGCGCCACTACCTGCTCACGGTGGTGCTCGGCATCGGCATCTTCGCGGCCTCGATCGCCAGCATGAAGCTCCTGTCGCAGGGCTTCCTGCCGGCCCAGGACACCGCCCGCTCGCTGCTCTCGATCGAGCTGCCTCCGGGCTCCCAGGCCTCCGACACCCAGCGGGTCACCGACGTCATCGTCAAGAACCTGCGCCAGATCCCGGAGGTGAAGAGCATCTTCGTGGATGGCGGCCGCGCGGGCGGCACCATCGAGGTGCGGCGCGCCTCCCTGATCCTGAACTACACCCCCAAGACCAGCCGCTCGATCACCCAGCGCCAGCTGGAGCAGCAGGTCGAGGCGCGGCTGCAGCAGATCCCGGACATCCGCTACTGGTTCGTGGACGAGAACGGCCTGCGGGCGATCTCGCTCGTGGTCAACGGCCAGGACAGCAACACGGTGGCGAGCGTCGCCAACGAGCTTGCCAACCAGATGCGCCGCCTGCCGACGGTGGCCAACGTGATCTCGGGGGCGACCCTCAACCGGCCGGAGCTGCGCATCCGCCCGCGCATGGACCTCGCGGCGCGGCTCGGCATCACGGCCGACACCCTGTCGGAGACGATCCGGGTCGCCACGATCGGCGATGTGGGCCCCGCGCTCGCCAAGTTCGATGCGGGCGACCGGCTCGTGCCGGTCCGCGTGCAGCTCGACGACAGCGCCCGCCTCAACTGGCAGATCGTCGAGCAGCTGCGCATCCCGACCCCGGCGGCCAAGGGCGGCGTCCCGCTCTCGGCGGTGGCCGATCTCGGCTTCCAGGACGGCCCCGCCAACATCGCCCGCTACGACCGCGAGCGGCAGGCGACGGTCGCGGCGGACCTCGTCGGCGATGCGGCGCTCGGCGACGTGCTGCAGGCGATCAACCAGCTTCCGGTGATGAAGAATCTGCCGAAGGGCGTGCGGGTCAACCAGTCGGGCGATGCGGAGAACCTGGCGGAGCTCTCGGACGGCTTCGCCGAGGTGATGCGGGCGGGCCTGCTCATGGTCTACGCCGTGCTCGTGATGCTGTTCGGGTCGTTCCTGCACCCGATCACCATCCTGTTCTCGCTGCCCCTGTCGCTGGGCGGGGCCGTGATGGCCCTCCTCGTCACCGGCAAGCAGCTCACGACCCCGGTCTGGATCGGCATCCTGATGCTGATGGGCATCGTGACGAAGAACGCCATCATGCTGGTGGAATTCGCCATCGAGTCGATGCGCCACGGCCTGTCCCGCAATGAGGCGATCATCGATGCGGGCCGCAAGCGCGCCCGTCCGATCATCATGACGACGATCGCCATGGTGGCCGGCATGGTGCCGAGCGCGCTCGCGATCGGGGCCGGCGGCGAGTTCCGGGCGCCGATGGCGATCGCGGTGATCGGCGGCCTGCTCTTCTCGACCGTGCTGTCGCTGATCTTCGTGCCGGCGGTGTTCTGCCTCGTCTGCGTGATCTCGAACGTCCCCCAGGCGGTGGCGGCGCGCCTGCGCGACCGCGGCCACCGCACAAGGGAAGCGCCGGCCGGTGCGGCGCAGCCCTCGCCACACGGCCACATGGCGACCCCTGCCGCGCCGGGGGAGTGA
- a CDS encoding phospholipase D-like domain-containing protein, whose amino-acid sequence MRMDHALAEAAPVGLPPTLFEPGRNCWQVARARRAALLVDAAAYFAALDDALRQATRTITIVGWDFDGRIRLREDDAAAPPLGPFLRDLVEARPDLELRILVWSVGTLHGPGAALPLLFGAEWQRHPRIRVKLDTCHPLYAAHHQKIVCIDDSVAFVGGIDLTIQRWDTPAHPAEDPRRIDPDGEPYGPVHDTHMAVDGEAARAVGDLVRARWQAATGEAWAPAEAGPIWPRGLDPDFTEVPVAIARTMPALEGQPSVEEAAALTADMLGRARHHISIEAQYLTARFVEEVLAAQLDRPDGPDIVVVLTRRSHGLAERLAMGAPRDQIIRRLQAADRFGRLFVAYPVVPGPDGDCQVLVHSKLVIVDDVALRVGSSNLNNRSVALDTECDLAIEGRDPATRRTIAALRDRLLAEHLGVAPEAVTAAIRAEGSLVRAIASLNGGKRGLRVFDVPAEDGLIDPLLGADLLDPERPFGT is encoded by the coding sequence ATGAGGATGGATCATGCGCTCGCGGAGGCCGCGCCGGTCGGCCTGCCACCGACCCTGTTCGAACCCGGCCGCAACTGCTGGCAGGTCGCACGGGCGCGCCGCGCCGCCCTGCTCGTCGATGCTGCGGCCTATTTCGCCGCGCTCGACGACGCGCTGCGGCAGGCGACGCGCACCATCACCATCGTCGGATGGGATTTCGACGGGCGCATCCGCCTGCGGGAGGATGACGCCGCCGCGCCTCCGCTCGGCCCCTTCCTGCGCGACCTCGTGGAGGCCCGGCCCGATCTGGAGCTGCGCATCCTGGTCTGGAGCGTCGGCACGCTGCACGGGCCGGGCGCGGCGCTGCCGCTCCTGTTCGGGGCGGAGTGGCAGCGCCACCCCCGCATCCGGGTGAAGCTCGACACGTGCCACCCCCTCTATGCGGCCCACCACCAGAAGATCGTCTGCATCGACGATTCCGTCGCCTTCGTGGGCGGCATCGACCTCACGATCCAGCGCTGGGACACGCCCGCTCACCCGGCCGAGGATCCGCGCCGGATCGACCCCGACGGCGAACCCTACGGGCCGGTGCACGACACCCACATGGCGGTGGACGGGGAGGCGGCCCGGGCCGTCGGCGATCTCGTGCGGGCGCGCTGGCAGGCGGCGACCGGCGAGGCGTGGGCGCCCGCCGAGGCCGGTCCGATCTGGCCCCGGGGGCTCGATCCCGACTTCACCGAGGTGCCGGTCGCGATCGCCCGCACCATGCCCGCCCTCGAAGGCCAGCCCTCCGTGGAGGAGGCGGCGGCCCTCACCGCCGACATGCTGGGACGCGCCCGCCACCACATCTCCATCGAGGCGCAGTACCTCACGGCCCGGTTCGTCGAGGAGGTGCTCGCCGCACAGCTCGACCGGCCGGACGGGCCGGACATCGTCGTGGTGCTCACCCGACGCTCCCACGGCCTGGCGGAGCGCCTCGCCATGGGTGCGCCGCGCGACCAGATCATCCGGCGCCTGCAGGCGGCCGACCGCTTCGGCCGCCTCTTCGTCGCCTATCCGGTGGTGCCGGGGCCGGACGGCGACTGCCAGGTGCTCGTCCATTCGAAGCTCGTCATCGTGGACGACGTCGCGCTACGCGTCGGCTCGTCGAACCTCAACAACCGCTCGGTGGCCCTCGACACCGAGTGCGATCTCGCCATCGAGGGCCGCGACCCGGCAACGCGCCGCACCATCGCCGCCTTGCGCGACCGGCTCCTCGCCGAGCATCTCGGCGTCGCGCCGGAGGCCGTGACGGCGGCGATCCGGGCCGAGGGCTCGCTCGTGCGGGCGATCGCTTCGCTCAACGGCGGCAAGCGGGGCCTGCGCGTCTTCGACGTGCCCGCGGAGGACGGCCTCATCGACCCGCTGCTGGGCGCGGATCTGCTCGACCCGGAGCGGCCGTTCGGGACCTGA
- the flaF gene encoding flagellar biosynthesis regulator FlaF, whose amino-acid sequence MSYGAHAYAKVSQVALTPREAEAAVLIKAAARLQAVQDNWAEQQAGLNEALTFNQKVWTLLSTAATEPDAPLPPELKQSMARLGAFVFTRTFDAMVEPAAEKLTALIRINREIASGLRGNP is encoded by the coding sequence ATGAGCTATGGAGCCCACGCCTACGCTAAGGTCTCTCAGGTGGCGCTGACGCCCCGCGAGGCGGAGGCGGCGGTCCTCATCAAGGCGGCGGCGCGCCTTCAGGCGGTCCAGGACAATTGGGCCGAGCAGCAGGCGGGGCTCAACGAGGCGCTCACCTTCAACCAGAAGGTCTGGACGCTGCTCTCGACCGCGGCCACGGAGCCCGACGCCCCGCTCCCGCCGGAGCTCAAGCAGTCGATGGCCCGGCTCGGCGCCTTCGTGTTCACCCGCACCTTCGACGCCATGGTCGAGCCGGCGGCCGAGAAGCTGACGGCGCTCATCCGCATCAACCGCGAGATCGCGAGCGGGCTGCGCGGCAATCCCTGA